A region from the Lentisphaera profundi genome encodes:
- a CDS encoding serine/threonine protein kinase, producing MEDNSTRSDNETIPEYVGPYKIEGPLGVGGMGKVYAARHEVLNIPVAIKVFFRDVTEKPASAKRFIQEARLAASIEHINLVRVMECGNDQNDHPYYVMEKMSSSIFLEMKRNGNYSERDSIDIGESVARAMSVAHHHGIIHRDIKPDNIMISVDGLYKVGDLGLAKLQNIEKSSPSLTMTKTGLGTPHFMSPEQALDAANADGRADIFSLGASLFFMVTGQKPFQVEGVQAIINENFEQGAPDPSELNPDLSEGFCELIKKCMAYKPEDRYQTMEEVHQDLIDLRHRFHDSIRPIHFDTCFDLTGTKKLEIENLMIEHAENKVNEPKGLSRKKIYIIIALLVLVLALVLFKNIAS from the coding sequence ATGGAAGACAATAGTACTCGTTCTGATAATGAAACAATTCCTGAATATGTAGGTCCATATAAAATTGAGGGCCCCTTGGGTGTGGGTGGCATGGGTAAGGTTTATGCCGCGCGCCATGAAGTATTAAATATTCCAGTTGCGATCAAGGTTTTTTTTAGAGATGTGACGGAGAAGCCAGCATCAGCTAAGCGTTTTATTCAAGAAGCTCGTTTAGCCGCCTCAATTGAGCATATTAATCTAGTTCGAGTTATGGAGTGTGGGAATGATCAAAATGATCACCCTTATTACGTAATGGAAAAGATGAGCTCTAGTATTTTTCTGGAAATGAAAAGAAATGGCAATTATTCTGAGCGAGACTCAATTGATATAGGTGAGTCAGTGGCACGTGCTATGAGCGTGGCGCATCATCATGGGATTATACATAGGGATATTAAGCCCGATAATATAATGATTTCAGTCGATGGTTTATATAAAGTGGGTGATTTGGGTTTGGCGAAGCTACAAAATATCGAAAAGAGCTCTCCGAGCTTAACTATGACCAAGACCGGTTTGGGTACGCCGCACTTTATGTCCCCTGAACAAGCTTTGGATGCAGCAAATGCTGATGGTCGAGCAGATATATTTTCTCTTGGAGCCAGTTTATTTTTCATGGTTACGGGTCAGAAACCGTTTCAAGTTGAGGGTGTTCAAGCTATAATTAATGAAAATTTTGAACAGGGAGCGCCTGATCCTAGTGAGTTGAACCCTGATCTTAGTGAAGGCTTCTGCGAGCTGATTAAGAAATGTATGGCTTATAAGCCTGAGGATCGCTATCAGACAATGGAAGAAGTGCATCAAGATTTAATTGATTTGAGGCACAGGTTTCACGATTCGATAAGACCTATTCATTTTGATACCTGTTTTGATTTAACAGGGACAAAAAAATTAGAGATCGAAAATCTAATGATTGAGCATGCAGAGAATAAAGTGAATGAACCCAAGGGTTTATCGCGAAAAAAAATCTATATTATTATTGCGTTATTGGTACTTGTGTTAGCGCTGGTATTATTCAAGAATATCGCATCTTAA
- the fbaA gene encoding class II fructose-bisphosphate aldolase, which translates to MAKVFDSVKPGVATGDDLRKIFDVCKEHKAALPAVNCVNTDSVNGVIEAAAIVGSPVIIQFSNGGGAFFAGKGLKMEGQKAQVIGTISGAKHVHEVAEAYGVPVILHTDHAAKKLLPWIDGLLDASEKHFAETGKPLFSSHMIDLSEESLEENLSTCEKYLERMAKMDMTLEIELGCTGGEEDGVDNSDMDASLLYTQPSEVSEAYERLSKISPNFTIAASFGNVHGVYKPGNVKLTPTILRDSQAYITEKFNTGENPVDFVFHGGSGSSPKEITEAISYGVIKMNIDTDTQWATWEGVMKFYKEKEAYLQGQIGNPDGADKPNKKNYDPRVWLRKGQETFVARIVQAFEDLNGKGLN; encoded by the coding sequence ATGGCTAAAGTATTCGATTCTGTAAAACCTGGCGTTGCAACTGGTGACGACCTAAGAAAAATTTTTGATGTATGTAAAGAACACAAAGCAGCTCTTCCTGCAGTAAACTGTGTTAATACAGACTCTGTAAACGGTGTTATTGAAGCGGCTGCGATAGTCGGTTCTCCCGTTATTATTCAGTTCTCTAACGGTGGCGGGGCTTTCTTCGCTGGTAAAGGTCTGAAGATGGAAGGTCAAAAAGCTCAAGTTATCGGTACTATCTCTGGTGCAAAGCACGTTCACGAAGTTGCAGAAGCCTATGGCGTTCCTGTTATCCTTCACACTGATCACGCGGCAAAGAAACTTCTCCCTTGGATCGACGGTTTGCTCGATGCTTCTGAAAAGCATTTCGCTGAAACTGGAAAGCCACTCTTTTCTTCACACATGATTGACCTCTCGGAAGAGTCACTTGAAGAAAACCTTTCTACTTGTGAAAAATACCTTGAGCGTATGGCTAAAATGGACATGACTCTCGAAATCGAACTCGGTTGTACTGGCGGAGAAGAAGACGGCGTTGATAACTCTGACATGGATGCATCTTTGCTCTACACTCAGCCTTCTGAAGTTTCAGAAGCTTATGAGCGTCTCAGCAAAATCAGCCCTAATTTCACGATTGCGGCTTCTTTCGGTAACGTACATGGCGTTTACAAGCCTGGTAATGTTAAGTTGACTCCTACAATCCTCCGTGATTCACAGGCTTACATTACAGAAAAATTCAATACTGGTGAAAACCCTGTAGATTTCGTTTTCCACGGTGGTTCAGGTTCAAGTCCGAAAGAAATTACTGAAGCTATTTCCTATGGCGTTATCAAAATGAATATCGATACTGATACTCAGTGGGCAACTTGGGAAGGTGTAATGAAGTTCTACAAAGAGAAAGAAGCTTACCTTCAGGGTCAAATCGGTAATCCTGATGGCGCTGATAAGCCTAACAAAAAGAACTATGATCCACGCGTATGGTTACGTAAAGGTCAAGAGACTTTTGTAGCTCGTATCGTTCAGGCATTTGAAGATCTTAACGGCAAGGGTCTTAACTAA
- the larB gene encoding nickel pincer cofactor biosynthesis protein LarB, whose translation MNQKNSLESLLNKLKDKGIKETQILLELERSFLDTDPATFIDHQREERCGYPEVIYGLHKSAERILSASREILKLKTNVLISRINQEKANILITEFPDAFYCETAQIAYIGDFIQKFDSKLLIISAGTSDESVVKEAYYSALAFGLKPTLIQDLGVAGLHRLLAYKDELSQADCIIVAAGMEGALPSVVGGLTTAPIIAVPTSVGYGANMEGVTTMMAMLSSCASGLSVVNIDNGFGAAYAALRMIKTFEKK comes from the coding sequence ATGAATCAGAAGAACTCTCTTGAAAGCTTATTAAATAAACTCAAAGATAAAGGCATTAAGGAAACACAGATACTTCTTGAGTTAGAAAGATCATTCCTCGATACCGACCCGGCCACTTTTATCGATCATCAACGAGAAGAAAGATGTGGTTATCCAGAGGTGATATATGGCTTGCACAAAAGTGCCGAGCGAATCCTTTCGGCGAGTCGAGAAATTCTTAAACTCAAAACGAATGTCCTTATCAGTCGTATTAATCAAGAAAAGGCAAACATTCTTATCACTGAATTCCCTGATGCTTTTTATTGTGAAACAGCACAAATTGCCTATATAGGTGACTTCATTCAAAAATTTGATTCCAAACTCCTCATTATCAGTGCGGGAACTAGTGATGAATCAGTAGTTAAAGAAGCCTATTATTCGGCTCTCGCATTTGGCTTAAAGCCCACGCTCATTCAAGACCTAGGCGTTGCGGGACTCCACCGACTCTTAGCTTACAAAGACGAGCTTTCACAGGCGGACTGCATCATTGTGGCCGCAGGAATGGAAGGCGCTCTTCCCAGTGTTGTCGGAGGCCTGACGACCGCTCCCATCATCGCAGTCCCCACTAGCGTTGGCTACGGAGCCAACATGGAGGGCGTCACCACGATGATGGCGATGCTGAGTTCTTGTGCATCAGGGCTCAGCGTGGTGAATATTGACAATGGCTTTGGTGCGGCTTACGCGGCCTTAAGAATGATAAAAACTTTTGAGAAAAAATGA
- a CDS encoding tetratricopeptide repeat protein, with product MFTSFRIILMVLFLSNLSVYAQTARNLDLTPIDEVKTQDPIVDDEVKKDEREKVQEKRLEKLEKAAEAGSKTAILELGNNYFYGRLGLEKDTAMAAQWWRRGADKNHRQCMYNLANLYIRGDGVEKSEDEGLKYYMKAADFGLVQANINAALLLDRREDYKKAIRYFQEASLIKDYRAISRLAEYYERGLGGPKRVLDAIALYRESAQKGNADAQLKMAEFSNNQEYPSVYNRKEALKWLMLSADNGNSTSEARVAYCYQNGIGVRKDNEVAIRWFLRAANKNYPPAQVALGNCYSVGSGVSANLEIAYTWYEKAARLGNSSGLYNAGVCHIRGIGTKVNVARGLDYYQRAAEQNYAQAIYVLAYMYETGEDVKKDINKAIIYYQKAALQNHADALYELGRIYLAGEYLKANRDQAEIMLKKSAEMGNRDAFVLYQKSFVQKN from the coding sequence ATGTTTACAAGTTTTAGAATCATCCTCATGGTTCTGTTTTTAAGTAATCTCTCGGTCTATGCGCAAACTGCTCGAAACCTGGATTTAACGCCCATAGACGAAGTCAAGACTCAGGATCCGATAGTAGATGACGAAGTCAAGAAGGATGAGCGTGAAAAAGTACAAGAGAAGCGTCTCGAAAAACTTGAAAAAGCAGCTGAAGCGGGGAGCAAAACGGCAATCTTAGAATTGGGTAATAATTATTTCTATGGTCGTTTGGGTTTGGAAAAAGATACTGCAATGGCCGCTCAGTGGTGGCGCCGAGGTGCAGATAAAAATCATCGTCAGTGCATGTACAACTTGGCCAACCTCTATATCAGAGGAGATGGCGTCGAGAAGAGCGAAGATGAAGGCTTGAAATACTATATGAAAGCGGCGGATTTTGGTCTAGTACAGGCCAATATTAACGCAGCATTACTATTGGATAGAAGAGAAGATTACAAAAAAGCCATACGTTATTTTCAAGAAGCATCTTTGATAAAAGATTACCGAGCTATCAGTCGTCTTGCAGAATATTATGAACGTGGTTTAGGCGGTCCCAAGAGAGTGCTTGATGCTATTGCTCTCTATCGTGAAAGTGCGCAAAAAGGCAATGCTGATGCTCAACTAAAAATGGCAGAGTTTTCAAATAACCAAGAGTATCCTTCCGTATATAATCGCAAGGAAGCTTTGAAATGGTTAATGTTATCTGCCGATAATGGTAACTCTACGTCAGAAGCTCGGGTTGCTTACTGTTATCAGAATGGTATTGGGGTGCGTAAAGATAATGAAGTTGCTATAAGATGGTTTTTACGTGCAGCAAATAAAAATTATCCTCCTGCACAAGTGGCTTTAGGGAATTGCTACTCTGTAGGTTCAGGTGTATCTGCAAATTTAGAAATCGCTTATACCTGGTATGAGAAAGCGGCGCGCTTAGGGAATTCAAGTGGCCTATACAATGCAGGCGTATGCCACATTCGTGGTATTGGGACTAAAGTAAATGTAGCAAGAGGCTTAGATTATTACCAGCGTGCAGCGGAACAAAATTATGCGCAAGCTATTTATGTTTTAGCTTACATGTACGAAACTGGAGAGGACGTAAAAAAGGATATTAATAAAGCTATAATTTACTATCAAAAAGCGGCACTGCAGAATCATGCGGATGCGCTCTATGAATTGGGACGTATTTATTTAGCTGGTGAGTACTTGAAAGCCAATCGTGACCAAGCCGAGATTATGTTGAAAAAATCAGCTGAAATGGGGAATCGCGATGCTTTTGTTCTTTATCAAAAGAGCTTCGTACAAAAAAATTAA
- a CDS encoding bifunctional folylpolyglutamate synthase/dihydrofolate synthase, whose protein sequence is MNPSFNFKDAETYLDSLLVFGIKLGLENMVSLNQLLGDPASSLKFIHVAGTNGKGSTCAMIATACKYSGLKTAFYSSPYLVNFLERWRINGTPIQEELYLEAIQEIMLIEDQLIEITGVKPTYFEVLTAAALIIFQKEKCELVVWETGMGGRLDATNIVNPLMSIITNIAMDHGSYLGETIEEVASEKAGIIKANTPFICGELDPKLKSIFAQKAQKSSQYYMDTDFLSHRQGTDIQYQGTHELNYKLRLLGDHQVSNSSIAIKALEVLEDQGILESAIIAAKGIQYAHWPGRIQELPNQIYVDGAHNPAAMEKLSHCFTGKKFTVLCGMMEDKDIKATLKKLAPICKNFIAIPINIPRAIQAETLADIAKETLNCPCSFQNNWETCINNIEGKVLITGSLYLSGEVLSKLAPDSALRCDILE, encoded by the coding sequence ATGAATCCTTCCTTCAACTTTAAAGATGCTGAAACATATCTTGATTCCCTACTCGTTTTTGGGATCAAACTTGGCCTAGAAAACATGGTGAGCCTCAATCAACTCTTAGGTGACCCCGCTTCTTCCTTAAAATTCATTCACGTCGCTGGCACCAACGGAAAAGGCTCTACTTGTGCGATGATCGCAACTGCCTGTAAATATTCTGGACTAAAAACAGCTTTTTACTCATCTCCTTACTTGGTCAACTTCTTGGAACGATGGCGAATCAATGGCACCCCCATCCAAGAAGAACTCTATTTAGAAGCTATCCAAGAAATTATGCTAATTGAAGATCAGTTAATCGAAATCACCGGAGTTAAACCCACCTATTTCGAAGTACTTACCGCGGCGGCTTTAATTATTTTCCAAAAAGAAAAATGTGAGCTCGTTGTTTGGGAAACAGGCATGGGAGGACGACTCGACGCCACCAATATCGTCAATCCCCTCATGAGCATTATCACCAATATCGCCATGGATCACGGCTCTTATCTAGGTGAAACCATTGAAGAAGTCGCATCGGAAAAAGCCGGGATAATAAAAGCAAACACCCCCTTTATTTGCGGTGAACTCGACCCCAAACTCAAAAGTATCTTTGCGCAAAAAGCACAAAAGTCATCTCAATACTACATGGATACTGATTTCCTAAGCCATCGCCAGGGCACGGACATTCAATATCAAGGCACCCATGAACTAAATTATAAGCTCCGTTTACTTGGTGACCACCAAGTCAGTAACTCTTCTATTGCCATTAAAGCTTTAGAAGTACTGGAAGATCAAGGCATCTTAGAATCTGCGATCATCGCTGCGAAAGGTATTCAATACGCCCATTGGCCTGGTCGCATACAAGAACTCCCCAATCAAATTTACGTCGATGGCGCACACAACCCTGCAGCAATGGAAAAACTAAGCCATTGCTTTACTGGGAAAAAATTCACTGTCCTTTGTGGCATGATGGAAGATAAAGACATAAAAGCCACGCTAAAAAAGCTCGCTCCTATCTGTAAGAATTTCATCGCCATTCCGATCAATATCCCTAGAGCTATCCAAGCAGAAACTCTTGCTGACATCGCTAAGGAAACTTTAAATTGCCCCTGTAGTTTTCAGAATAATTGGGAAACTTGTATCAATAACATCGAAGGAAAGGTCTTAATCACTGGCTCTCTCTATTTATCCGGAGAGGTATTAAGCAAACTAGCCCCTGACAGCGCCTTAAGATGCGATATTCTTGAATAA